From Chromohalobacter canadensis, one genomic window encodes:
- a CDS encoding SelT/SelW/SelH family protein, which yields MSRIRIHYCTQCHWLLRAGWYAQELLQTFGEDLEHVALAPSHGGHFEIIYDDDDVIWERKRDGGFPDIKWLKQQVRDRLDPERDLGHTDR from the coding sequence ATGTCCCGCATTCGCATCCATTATTGCACGCAATGTCACTGGTTGTTACGAGCCGGCTGGTATGCTCAGGAATTGTTGCAAACCTTCGGTGAAGATCTCGAGCACGTTGCGTTGGCGCCAAGTCACGGCGGCCATTTCGAGATCATCTACGATGACGACGACGTGATCTGGGAGCGCAAGCGCGATGGCGGCTTCCCCGATATAAAATGGCTCAAGCAGCAGGTGCGCGACCGGCTCGACCCCGAGCGAGACTTGGGGCATACCGATCGATAA
- a CDS encoding MFS transporter: MSDRASSLTRLYERLTGDEDSRLCKDIPDAACHEQPGNFLRHLLASLGNKLADELSSARLVLPWLLGALGAPVWMVGFLVPVREAGALLPQVFVAGYIRLKAIRKGVWVTGGIVQALAALVMAIMALFGQGAWGGAIVLAALVVLSLGRGLSSIATKDVLGKTISKQRRGTLMGWSGSAAGAITLAVGAVLMLFGDRPGQIALSILLLIATLGWALNALLASRIKEEPGATEGGMNVWSSLGEGLRLLRTDRHFLHFNMARALLLSSALALPYIALLGQQQSGSNLGGLGIMILVSGLAGMLASPIWGKLADRSSRKVMRDSAVIAALCCAAAAFIAWLPGAWSDSVWPYALVYALLVIAHAGVRLGRKTYVVDMAGSDKRALYVALSNTFTGILMLLVGGLLGAIAHFTGSGGLLLVLALCALGAAASSQRLPEVEM; encoded by the coding sequence ATGAGTGATCGCGCCTCTTCCCTGACGCGGCTCTACGAGCGCTTGACCGGCGACGAAGATAGTCGGCTATGCAAGGATATTCCTGATGCCGCCTGCCATGAGCAGCCCGGAAACTTCCTGCGCCATTTACTGGCCTCGCTGGGCAACAAGCTCGCCGATGAGCTCTCCAGCGCCCGCCTGGTATTGCCGTGGTTGCTGGGCGCCCTCGGCGCGCCGGTGTGGATGGTAGGCTTTCTGGTTCCGGTCCGCGAGGCGGGCGCCCTGCTGCCGCAAGTGTTCGTTGCCGGTTACATTCGCCTCAAGGCAATTCGCAAGGGCGTATGGGTCACCGGCGGCATCGTACAAGCGCTCGCGGCGCTGGTCATGGCCATCATGGCACTTTTCGGCCAGGGCGCCTGGGGCGGCGCTATCGTTCTCGCGGCCTTGGTGGTGCTATCGCTCGGCCGTGGGCTCTCGTCGATTGCCACCAAGGACGTGCTGGGCAAGACGATTTCCAAGCAACGCCGCGGCACGCTCATGGGATGGAGCGGTAGCGCCGCAGGCGCCATCACACTAGCCGTGGGCGCTGTACTGATGCTGTTCGGCGATCGTCCAGGGCAGATTGCGCTGTCGATCCTCTTGCTCATCGCCACGCTCGGCTGGGCGCTTAATGCTCTCTTGGCATCACGCATCAAGGAAGAGCCCGGCGCCACCGAAGGCGGCATGAACGTGTGGAGCAGCCTCGGCGAAGGCCTGCGTCTGCTGCGTACCGACCGACACTTCCTGCATTTCAACATGGCGCGGGCACTGCTGCTTTCCAGCGCGTTGGCGCTGCCCTATATCGCCCTGCTGGGACAACAACAAAGCGGCTCCAACCTCGGTGGTCTGGGTATCATGATCCTGGTCTCGGGCCTGGCGGGCATGCTCGCCAGCCCTATATGGGGCAAGCTTGCAGACCGTTCCAGTCGCAAGGTCATGCGCGATAGCGCCGTGATTGCCGCGTTGTGCTGTGCAGCGGCGGCATTCATCGCCTGGCTCCCCGGCGCGTGGAGCGACAGCGTGTGGCCGTACGCACTGGTGTACGCGCTGCTCGTCATCGCCCATGCTGGGGTGCGCCTGGGCCGCAAGACCTATGTGGTCGACATGGCAGGCAGCGACAAGCGTGCCTTGTATGTCGCGCTTTCCAATACCTTCACCGGGATTCTCATGTTGCTGGTGGGCGGGCTGCTGGGCGCCATCGCGCACTTCACCGGCAGCGGTGGACTCTTGCTGGTCCTGGCGCTGTGCGCCCTTGGTGCGGCAGCCTCCAGTCAGCGCCTGCCGGAGGTCGAGATGTGA
- a CDS encoding PAS domain-containing protein produces the protein MKRPPMISPALLERIVNASDDGIVVAEQEGDETILIYANQGFERLTGYSADEILYRDCRFLQGDDRDQPQLDAIRQALRQGEPCREILRNYRKDGSMFWNELSITPVYDDEDQLTYFVGVQKDVTERVEAMQELERLRAEREQA, from the coding sequence ATGAAACGACCTCCCATGATCAGCCCGGCGCTACTGGAACGTATTGTCAACGCGTCAGACGATGGCATCGTGGTGGCCGAACAGGAAGGCGACGAAACCATCCTGATCTATGCCAACCAGGGCTTTGAAAGACTCACCGGCTACAGTGCCGACGAGATCCTCTACCGTGACTGTCGTTTCCTGCAGGGCGACGATCGCGATCAACCTCAGCTGGACGCAATCCGTCAGGCGCTCCGCCAGGGAGAGCCATGTCGGGAGATCCTTCGCAATTACCGCAAGGATGGCTCAATGTTCTGGAACGAACTCTCGATCACCCCCGTCTACGACGACGAGGACCAACTGACGTATTTCGTCGGGGTGCAGAAAGACGTCACCGAGCGCGTCGAGGCCATGCAAGAGCTGGAGCGTCTGCGGGCAGAGCGTGAGCAGGCCTGA
- the ettA gene encoding energy-dependent translational throttle protein EttA gives MAQYVYTMNRVGKIVPPKHEILKDISLSFFPGAKIGVLGLNGAGKSTLLRIMAGVDKEYNGEARPMPGINIGYLPQEPELDDEKNVRETVEEALSEIKDAQEQLEAVYVAYAEPDADFDALAAEQARLEDLIEAADAHNIERKLEVAAEALRLPPWDAKVGNLSGGERRRVALCRLLLSSPDMLLLDEPTNHLDAESVAWLERYLHDYSGTVVAITHDRYFLDNVAGWILELDRGQGIPFEGNYSQWLESKEKRLEQEAKQEASKNKAIKQELEWVRSNAKGRQAKSKARLNRFEEMQSGDFQKRNETNEIYIPPGPRLGDKVIEFHDVAKRFDDKLLFENLSFQLPKGAIVGIVGGNGAGKSTLFKLIAGMEQPDSGEVVIGETVDIAYVEQLRDHLDDKQTVWEAVSDGQDMISINGYEMSSRAYVGRFNFKGNDQQKRLSELSGGERGRLQLAQTLKQGANVLLLDEPSNDLDIETLRALEEALLAFPGCALVISHDRWFLDRIATHILAYEGESRVEFFEGNYSEYEEDYRQRVGSDTPKRMKYKRIDA, from the coding sequence ATGGCGCAATACGTCTATACCATGAATCGGGTGGGCAAGATCGTCCCGCCCAAGCATGAAATCCTCAAGGATATTTCGCTTTCCTTCTTCCCTGGCGCGAAGATCGGCGTGCTCGGTCTCAACGGCGCGGGTAAGTCCACGCTGTTACGGATCATGGCCGGTGTGGACAAGGAATATAACGGCGAAGCGCGGCCCATGCCGGGTATCAATATCGGCTATCTGCCGCAGGAGCCCGAGCTCGACGACGAAAAGAACGTCCGCGAGACGGTCGAAGAAGCCTTGAGCGAGATCAAGGACGCCCAAGAGCAGCTCGAGGCGGTGTATGTCGCCTACGCCGAGCCGGATGCCGATTTCGACGCTCTGGCTGCAGAGCAGGCGCGTCTTGAGGATCTGATCGAGGCCGCCGACGCGCACAATATCGAACGCAAGCTGGAAGTCGCTGCCGAGGCTCTGCGCCTGCCGCCCTGGGACGCTAAGGTCGGTAACCTCTCTGGGGGCGAGCGCCGCCGTGTGGCACTGTGTCGTCTGTTGCTCTCGAGCCCCGACATGCTGCTGCTCGATGAGCCGACCAACCACCTCGACGCCGAATCGGTGGCCTGGCTGGAACGTTATCTGCACGACTATAGCGGAACCGTAGTGGCGATTACCCACGATCGCTACTTCCTCGACAACGTGGCCGGCTGGATTCTCGAGCTGGACCGCGGCCAGGGCATTCCCTTCGAGGGCAACTACTCGCAGTGGCTTGAATCGAAGGAAAAACGCCTCGAGCAGGAAGCCAAGCAGGAGGCTTCCAAGAACAAGGCGATCAAGCAAGAGCTCGAGTGGGTACGCAGCAACGCCAAGGGGCGTCAGGCCAAGAGCAAGGCGCGCTTGAACCGCTTCGAGGAAATGCAATCGGGCGATTTCCAGAAGCGCAACGAAACCAACGAGATCTACATTCCGCCCGGGCCGCGCCTAGGTGACAAGGTCATCGAGTTCCACGATGTGGCCAAGCGCTTCGACGACAAGCTGCTGTTCGAGAACCTCTCATTCCAGCTACCCAAGGGTGCCATCGTAGGCATCGTCGGCGGCAACGGCGCCGGCAAGTCTACGCTGTTCAAGCTAATCGCCGGCATGGAACAGCCCGATAGCGGCGAGGTCGTTATCGGTGAGACCGTGGATATCGCCTACGTGGAACAGTTGCGCGATCATCTCGACGACAAGCAGACCGTCTGGGAAGCGGTATCCGACGGTCAGGACATGATCAGCATCAATGGCTACGAGATGTCCTCACGTGCCTACGTGGGACGTTTCAACTTCAAGGGCAACGATCAGCAAAAACGCCTATCGGAGCTTTCGGGGGGCGAGCGCGGTCGCTTGCAACTGGCACAGACCCTCAAGCAAGGCGCCAATGTCCTGCTGCTCGACGAACCGTCCAACGATCTCGACATCGAGACGCTGCGTGCCTTGGAAGAAGCGCTGCTCGCCTTCCCTGGCTGTGCGCTGGTCATCTCGCACGACCGCTGGTTCCTCGACCGTATCGCGACCCATATCCTCGCCTACGAGGGTGAGTCCCGTGTGGAGTTTTTCGAGGGCAATTATAGCGAGTACGAGGAAGACTACCGCCAGCGCGTGGGCAGCGACACGCCCAAGCGCATGAAGTACAAGCGCATCGATGCCTGA
- a CDS encoding DUF1328 family protein, whose translation MLNYAIIFLIIAVVAGVLGFGGIAGAAATIAKVLFFVFLVLFVVTLIRGRGR comes from the coding sequence ATGCTCAATTATGCGATCATTTTTCTAATCATCGCCGTCGTTGCAGGTGTTCTCGGCTTTGGCGGTATTGCCGGGGCCGCCGCGACCATCGCCAAGGTCTTGTTCTTCGTCTTCTTGGTGCTGTTCGTGGTAACGCTCATTCGTGGCCGAGGTCGCTGA
- the lpxL gene encoding LpxL/LpxP family Kdo(2)-lipid IV(A) lauroyl/palmitoleoyl acyltransferase: MAKHVLPDNFAHPRYWPTWLAIGLMRLGAWLPWRLKMAVGRLIGLCAWRFARSRRRITETNLALCFPELSEEERSRLVRETFIANGKGILETATGWCRDPEHLRHRVTFKGEEHMTQALAQGKGALIIGVHFSTLDLGGALHSLFFPADVVYRAHDNPLFERFMTRARRRIFGRAIDRHDLRGVVRRIKEGHAVWYSPDQDFGRDASVFAPFFGVEAATLKLTAKIARMTGAPVMPLIFHRNPGDETYTLEYLPALENFPSGDDIADATRINGLIEDAIRRHPEQYLWLHRRFKTRPRGEASLYSK; this comes from the coding sequence ATGGCCAAGCACGTATTGCCTGATAATTTCGCCCATCCCCGCTATTGGCCCACCTGGCTGGCCATCGGGCTGATGCGTCTCGGTGCCTGGTTGCCCTGGCGCCTCAAAATGGCGGTAGGGCGCCTCATCGGCCTGTGTGCCTGGCGCTTCGCGCGCAGTCGCCGGCGCATTACCGAGACCAATCTGGCGTTATGCTTTCCAGAGTTGAGCGAGGAGGAGCGGTCTCGGCTGGTACGTGAGACCTTCATCGCCAACGGCAAGGGCATTCTCGAGACTGCTACTGGCTGGTGCCGTGATCCCGAGCATTTGCGCCATCGCGTGACTTTCAAGGGCGAAGAGCACATGACTCAAGCCTTGGCGCAGGGCAAAGGGGCGTTAATCATTGGGGTGCATTTCTCGACCCTCGACCTCGGCGGTGCGCTGCATTCGCTGTTCTTTCCTGCGGACGTCGTCTACCGGGCGCATGACAATCCGCTATTCGAGCGCTTCATGACGCGTGCACGACGGCGTATTTTCGGGCGTGCCATCGATCGCCATGACCTGCGCGGTGTGGTGCGTCGTATCAAGGAAGGGCACGCCGTGTGGTATTCGCCGGATCAGGATTTCGGCCGTGATGCCAGCGTCTTCGCACCCTTTTTCGGGGTCGAGGCTGCGACACTCAAATTGACGGCGAAGATTGCCCGTATGACGGGGGCGCCGGTGATGCCATTGATTTTTCATCGCAACCCCGGTGATGAGACGTACACGTTGGAATACCTGCCTGCGCTGGAAAATTTTCCGAGCGGGGACGATATTGCCGATGCCACACGCATCAACGGCCTCATTGAAGACGCCATTCGTCGCCACCCCGAGCAGTACCTATGGCTGCATCGGCGCTTCAAGACGCGGCCACGCGGTGAGGCCTCGCTGTATTCGAAGTGA
- the alr gene encoding alanine racemase — translation MSRPLIADIDLGALRHNYRLACDQAPQSRAMAVLKAGAYGHGALECANALADVAPAFAVASIEEAVALREAGIAQPIMLLEGFFDAEELPLIDAHRLWVAVHSDWQLDALLAFRPQAPIPTWLKLDSGMHRLGFAPEAFVSRWQRLKAAPDQATDLHLMTHFATADALDPGYFRRQMACVEALRERLEAPVCLANSPATLAWPQTHGEWTRPGVMLYGSDPLEGANDASRALKPVMTLRSEVIAVRELETGEAVGYGGRWRAPRPSRIGVVACGYGDGYDRHAGDGTPVLVEGRRVPLAGKVSMDMLTVDLTEVPEAHIGSQVVLWGEGLSIDEVARHCDTISYTLMTGVLPRVPRRYRVADTV, via the coding sequence ATGTCCCGGCCGTTGATCGCCGATATCGACCTTGGCGCCTTGCGCCACAATTACCGTCTTGCCTGCGATCAAGCGCCTCAAAGCCGCGCCATGGCGGTCCTCAAGGCGGGTGCCTACGGCCATGGCGCGCTCGAGTGCGCCAATGCCCTGGCCGATGTTGCCCCCGCGTTTGCCGTCGCGAGTATCGAGGAAGCCGTGGCGCTGCGTGAGGCGGGTATCGCGCAGCCGATCATGCTGCTGGAGGGATTCTTCGACGCCGAGGAATTGCCGCTCATCGACGCACATCGGCTCTGGGTCGCCGTACACAGCGATTGGCAGCTCGACGCCTTGCTGGCGTTTCGGCCTCAGGCGCCGATTCCGACCTGGCTAAAGCTGGATTCCGGCATGCATCGCCTGGGGTTCGCGCCGGAGGCCTTCGTGTCGCGTTGGCAGCGTCTGAAGGCGGCGCCGGATCAGGCCACCGACCTGCATCTGATGACGCACTTCGCCACTGCCGATGCGCTCGATCCTGGTTATTTTCGTCGTCAGATGGCGTGTGTCGAGGCGCTGCGCGAGCGGCTCGAGGCGCCGGTCTGCCTCGCCAATTCGCCGGCCACGTTGGCCTGGCCGCAGACGCACGGTGAATGGACACGTCCGGGCGTCATGCTCTATGGCAGTGATCCGCTGGAAGGTGCCAACGATGCGAGTCGCGCCCTCAAGCCAGTGATGACATTGCGATCTGAGGTCATCGCGGTGCGTGAATTGGAGACGGGGGAAGCGGTCGGCTACGGTGGGCGTTGGCGGGCACCACGCCCCTCACGCATTGGCGTGGTCGCGTGTGGCTACGGCGATGGTTACGATCGCCACGCAGGGGATGGCACGCCGGTGCTCGTCGAGGGACGGCGTGTGCCATTGGCCGGCAAGGTGTCCATGGACATGCTGACGGTCGATCTCACTGAGGTGCCCGAGGCGCACATCGGCAGCCAGGTCGTGCTGTGGGGTGAAGGGCTGTCCATTGATGAAGTGGCGCGTCACTGCGATACCATCAGCTATACGCTGATGACCGGGGTCTTGCCCCGCGTGCCACGTCGCTATCGGGTGGCCGACACAGTGTAA
- a CDS encoding TolC family outer membrane protein, with product MSSREPSSPKFRLRLLPVLVAAAVTSQAHAADLWTITQDALQNNSTLGASRSTFQSVDAGRDVARGSLLPQIDATAQVAHNNTLESQSSSNAAGGSGSGGTGTGSESSYNSTSASLELTQALYDATSWAALEIAKRETGQQALLLQADRQQLLYDVASAYFEILRANDVLEASISQEKAIKRQLDQAQEQFDVGLVATTDVNEAQASYDLARSQRISAENDLQVSFEALERLTGKRYDSIDALSDDIPIESPEPTGRDNWIQMAIANNPNVQAAQAAVDVSQAEVEQAEAGHKPTLSAFANYNYSDSDQDYLDGHNADTQVGLQASLPIYSGGTTSAQVRQQTYSLEATQYDYEAQRRDTTQQVRSLFTQVMNDVESVEAQRQAIVSNRSALEATRSGYEVGTRNIVDVLDAEQSLYQAISDYADARYTYVTDMVELRQQAGVLDQDVIRDLNQWLRETKTVTLRLPEDGGMSQMEDIGERPTMEESSAP from the coding sequence ATGTCCTCTCGAGAGCCGTCATCGCCGAAATTTCGGCTGCGTTTATTGCCGGTGTTGGTCGCCGCCGCTGTCACCTCTCAGGCGCACGCTGCCGATTTGTGGACCATTACTCAGGATGCCCTGCAGAACAACTCCACCCTGGGTGCCTCGCGGTCGACTTTTCAGAGCGTCGATGCAGGGCGTGACGTGGCGCGTGGCAGCTTGTTGCCGCAGATCGATGCCACTGCGCAGGTTGCCCACAACAACACCCTGGAGAGCCAAAGCTCGTCGAATGCTGCGGGAGGTAGCGGATCGGGAGGCACTGGGACGGGTTCCGAAAGTAGCTATAACTCGACCAGCGCTAGCCTTGAATTGACCCAGGCGCTGTACGATGCGACTAGCTGGGCCGCGCTTGAAATCGCTAAGCGCGAAACCGGTCAGCAAGCGCTCTTGCTGCAGGCCGACCGCCAGCAGTTGCTCTACGATGTCGCCTCGGCGTATTTCGAGATCCTGCGCGCCAATGACGTGCTCGAGGCGAGTATTTCCCAAGAGAAGGCAATCAAGCGTCAGCTTGACCAGGCGCAGGAGCAATTCGATGTCGGGCTAGTGGCAACCACCGATGTCAACGAGGCGCAGGCGTCTTACGACCTAGCCCGCTCCCAGCGTATTTCCGCCGAAAACGACCTGCAGGTCAGTTTCGAAGCACTGGAACGCCTGACCGGCAAGCGTTACGACAGCATCGACGCCTTGTCGGACGATATTCCCATCGAGTCTCCCGAGCCAACGGGGCGCGATAACTGGATTCAGATGGCGATCGCCAATAATCCCAACGTGCAGGCGGCGCAAGCGGCGGTGGATGTCTCCCAGGCGGAGGTCGAGCAGGCGGAAGCCGGCCATAAGCCGACGCTCTCGGCGTTTGCCAATTATAACTATTCGGATAGCGACCAGGATTATCTGGACGGGCACAATGCGGACACGCAGGTCGGGCTCCAGGCCTCGCTGCCTATCTACAGTGGCGGGACGACCAGTGCCCAAGTGCGTCAGCAGACCTACTCGCTAGAGGCGACGCAGTACGATTACGAGGCCCAGCGTCGCGATACCACGCAGCAGGTACGCTCGCTGTTCACGCAGGTCATGAACGATGTCGAAAGCGTTGAGGCCCAGCGACAGGCGATTGTTTCCAACCGTAGCGCACTGGAAGCCACGCGTTCCGGCTACGAGGTGGGGACCCGCAATATCGTCGATGTGCTCGACGCCGAGCAGTCCTTGTATCAGGCGATTTCCGATTATGCCGATGCGCGCTATACCTACGTGACCGACATGGTGGAGCTGCGCCAGCAGGCCGGGGTACTCGATCAGGACGTGATTCGCGATCTCAACCAGTGGCTGCGGGAGACAAAGACCGTGACGCTACGCCTTCCCGAGGATGGCGGCATGAGCCAGATGGAAGACATCGGCGAGCGCCCCACGATGGAGGAGTCGTCCGCGCCCTGA
- the rpoS gene encoding RNA polymerase sigma factor RpoS: MSMLERDIQGVDLDDVENEVEVDAEEVASDKDADAFEKALNRDEKSYHQSLDATQIYLNEIGFSPLLTPEEEVHYGRLAQKGDPAGRQRMIESNLRLVVKIARRYLNRGLSLLDLIEEGNLGLIRAVEKFDPERGFRFSTYATWWIRQTIERALMNQTRTIRLPIHVVKELNIYLRAARELTQRLDHEATAEEIADFLDKPVGTVKKMLGLNERVSSVDYPMGGESDKPLIDTLADENEAGPESLLVGNDVKQHVDDWLAELTDKQMEVVVRRFGLRGHEAATLEDVGAEIGLTRERVRQIQVEALKKLRRVLEKQGLSLDSIFE; the protein is encoded by the coding sequence ATGAGCATGCTGGAGCGGGATATTCAGGGTGTGGATCTCGACGACGTTGAAAATGAAGTAGAAGTCGACGCCGAAGAGGTCGCTAGCGACAAGGATGCCGACGCGTTCGAGAAAGCGTTGAATCGTGACGAAAAGAGTTACCATCAAAGCCTCGACGCAACACAGATTTACCTCAATGAGATCGGCTTTTCGCCGCTTTTGACTCCCGAAGAAGAAGTGCATTACGGTCGCCTGGCCCAAAAAGGCGATCCTGCTGGTCGCCAGCGTATGATCGAGTCCAATCTGAGGCTGGTGGTCAAGATCGCCAGACGCTATCTCAACCGTGGGTTGTCACTGCTCGATCTAATCGAGGAAGGCAACCTGGGGCTGATTCGTGCCGTGGAAAAGTTCGACCCCGAACGGGGCTTTCGCTTTTCGACCTATGCGACCTGGTGGATTCGTCAGACCATCGAGCGGGCGCTGATGAATCAGACGCGCACGATTCGCCTGCCCATTCATGTGGTCAAGGAACTCAACATTTATTTGCGGGCCGCGCGCGAGCTGACGCAGCGACTCGACCATGAAGCGACAGCCGAGGAAATCGCCGACTTTCTGGATAAGCCGGTCGGCACTGTCAAGAAGATGCTCGGGCTTAACGAGCGCGTATCGTCAGTCGACTATCCGATGGGCGGCGAGAGCGATAAGCCCTTGATCGATACGCTAGCCGATGAAAATGAAGCTGGCCCCGAGTCGTTGCTGGTCGGCAACGACGTCAAGCAGCACGTCGACGACTGGCTGGCGGAGTTGACCGACAAACAGATGGAAGTTGTCGTGCGTCGTTTCGGTCTGCGCGGGCATGAAGCCGCGACTCTCGAAGATGTCGGGGCGGAAATCGGTCTGACGCGTGAACGGGTGCGTCAAATTCAGGTCGAGGCGTTGAAAAAATTGCGCCGGGTACTGGAGAAGCAAGGATTGTCGCTGGACTCGATTTTCGAATGA
- a CDS encoding peptidoglycan DD-metalloendopeptidase family protein — MSDARRLLPALGLVALGLAGCVSSSGAPQVQDLSVSRNSEPPSSYTVKSGDTLYGIAWQNNLDFRDLAQLNDITPPYRLDPGQTLRLPPEGDARAASSQASDGTSGAVATPLGGGADTTGGVQDDDWLAPADSASSQGRDLDIASIDAQAVGAASEASESGAPGPVYDANDAAEESASDDEGESEASGASAASDEPQEAQSDDTSTDDQVAGEESSESTSDAGTSVAGESDTTTDRSQREYQPVENVAWQWPTEGDVVNGFDDNSTVTAGIDIAGEKGQPVKAAGPGIVVYAGSGVRGYGNLIILKHNDHFLSAYAHNDTLRVEENDVVEAGENIATMGDTDADRVKLHFEVRQDGQPQDPMEYLPSR; from the coding sequence ATGTCTGACGCTCGTCGACTACTGCCCGCGCTGGGACTCGTGGCACTGGGCCTGGCGGGGTGCGTAAGCTCCAGTGGCGCACCCCAGGTGCAGGATCTCTCGGTCAGCCGTAACAGCGAGCCGCCGAGTTCGTACACCGTCAAGTCGGGCGACACCTTGTATGGCATCGCCTGGCAGAACAACCTCGATTTTCGTGACTTGGCGCAACTCAATGATATTACGCCGCCCTATCGCCTCGATCCGGGGCAAACGCTACGCCTGCCCCCCGAGGGCGATGCCCGGGCGGCGTCAAGTCAAGCGTCCGACGGAACCAGTGGTGCGGTCGCAACCCCGTTGGGTGGTGGTGCCGATACGACTGGCGGCGTTCAGGATGATGACTGGCTGGCGCCGGCGGATAGCGCGTCGTCGCAAGGTCGCGACCTGGATATCGCGTCTATCGACGCGCAGGCCGTGGGCGCTGCTTCCGAGGCCAGCGAAAGCGGTGCGCCGGGGCCGGTCTACGACGCGAACGATGCAGCCGAGGAGTCCGCGAGCGATGACGAAGGCGAAAGCGAGGCCTCGGGTGCTTCAGCCGCCAGCGATGAGCCGCAAGAGGCGCAATCCGATGATACGAGCACGGATGATCAGGTGGCGGGCGAAGAGTCGTCCGAGTCCACCAGCGATGCCGGCACGAGCGTCGCCGGTGAAAGCGACACAACGACCGACCGCTCGCAACGCGAATATCAGCCGGTAGAAAATGTGGCTTGGCAGTGGCCCACAGAGGGCGATGTCGTCAACGGTTTCGATGACAATTCCACCGTGACGGCCGGCATTGATATCGCTGGTGAAAAGGGGCAACCTGTCAAAGCAGCGGGTCCGGGCATCGTGGTGTATGCCGGCAGTGGTGTCCGTGGATATGGCAACCTCATCATTCTCAAGCATAACGACCATTTTCTGAGTGCTTACGCGCATAATGATACGTTGCGCGTGGAGGAAAACGATGTCGTCGAAGCAGGCGAAAACATTGCCACCATGGGCGATACCGATGCTGATCGCGTCAAGCTGCATTTCGAGGTGCGCCAGGACGGCCAGCCTCAAGACCCAATGGAGTACCTGCCGTCGCGTTGA
- a CDS encoding DUF368 domain-containing protein yields MKRYLTLFFKGAGMGAADAVPGVSGGTIAFITGIYEELIHSIKQFGPRAFGAWRRGGLAGLVKHLNLAFLLPLLLGIVASLVSVAHLVTWLLDHHQLLLNAFFFGLVLASAVVVGRQVGHWQWRHGFPLILGVCVALWLPSLLPAPTGGSQWILLVGGAIAISAMLLPGVSGSFLLLVMGLYGTVMEGIKSADLALIATFGTGCVIGLMVFSRVLSWLFHHYRLGTLLTLVGFILGSLPQLWPWRELVSYRLASGDKIVPLDYRYLMPSDYSVITGEPAQLLTAAVLMIAGMVLVMVIGERSPSPFKEDRPHV; encoded by the coding sequence ATGAAGCGTTACCTGACGCTTTTTTTCAAAGGCGCCGGGATGGGCGCCGCGGACGCAGTACCCGGAGTTTCCGGCGGCACCATTGCCTTCATCACGGGCATCTACGAGGAGTTGATCCACTCGATCAAGCAATTCGGCCCTCGTGCCTTTGGGGCGTGGCGTCGCGGTGGTCTGGCGGGGCTCGTGAAGCATCTCAATCTGGCATTTTTGCTGCCTTTGCTGCTAGGGATCGTGGCGAGCCTGGTGAGTGTCGCACATCTGGTCACCTGGCTGCTGGATCATCATCAGTTATTGCTCAATGCATTTTTCTTTGGATTGGTGCTAGCCTCGGCCGTCGTGGTGGGTAGACAGGTCGGCCATTGGCAGTGGCGGCATGGCTTTCCCTTGATTCTGGGCGTCTGCGTGGCCCTGTGGCTGCCCAGCCTTTTGCCCGCTCCTACGGGAGGCAGTCAGTGGATATTATTGGTGGGAGGCGCCATTGCCATCAGTGCGATGCTTCTGCCGGGCGTCTCGGGGAGCTTCCTGCTATTGGTGATGGGGCTTTACGGGACGGTCATGGAGGGCATCAAAAGTGCCGACCTGGCCTTGATCGCGACCTTCGGTACCGGCTGTGTCATCGGCTTGATGGTGTTCTCGCGAGTCCTGTCGTGGCTGTTCCATCATTACCGACTGGGAACGCTTTTGACCCTGGTCGGCTTCATTCTCGGCTCGTTACCGCAACTCTGGCCGTGGCGCGAGCTGGTTAGCTACCGCCTCGCAAGTGGCGATAAGATCGTGCCGCTCGACTATCGCTATCTCATGCCTTCGGACTATAGCGTGATAACCGGTGAGCCGGCCCAATTGCTGACGGCGGCCGTCTTGATGATCGCTGGCATGGTGTTGGTCATGGTCATCGGCGAACGCAGTCCATCCCCGTTTAAAGAGGACCGACCCCATGTCTGA